Below is a genomic region from Streptomyces ferrugineus.
CCGAGCTCTACGCCGCCGTACTGCTGTCCCTGCTCACCGCCGCCGCGGTGCGGTTCGGGCTCTGGTGCTACGAGCGCCGGATGCCCCCGGCCCCCGTACCCGCGGCGCCGGGCGGCAGTGGACTGGCCCGGGTGACCACACGCCAGGCGATCCAGGCCACCGCCGGCGCGGGCTTCGCCCTCGTCGTGGGCCAGCTGGTGTCCGGGCAGCGCTGGTACTGGGCCGTCGGCGCCACCTGGTGGATCTTCGTCAACACCACCTCGCGCGGCGAGACCCTGGTCCGCGGCTTCCGCCGGGTCCTCGGCACCGTGATCGGCATCGGCCTCGGCCTGCTCGTCGCCGTCCCGCTGGAGGGCGCGGGCGTGCCGACGGCGGTGCTGCTCACCGTCTGCGTCTTCGGCATCTTCTACACGGCCGCCGTCTCGTACACCTGGATGATGCTCTGCGTCACGGTCCTGGCCGAACTGCTCTACGGCCTGCTGGGCGTCCTCGACCCCGCCCTGCTGGCGCTGCGGCTCGCCGAGACCGGTGTCGGGGCGATCGGCGCCGTCCTGGCCGTGCTGTTCGTCCTGCCCGTCACCACCCACGCCATCACCGACACCTGGATCCAGCGGGCTCTGCGCTGTGTCCACGCGGCCACCGCCGAGGCCGCCGCCCGCCTCGCCGGGGACGAGACCGCGGACCCGGCCCCCCGGGTGGCCGAACTGGAGCAGTCGCTCGCCCGGGTACGGCTCTCGCTGGCCCCGCTCGTGCACCCGCTGAACCCGATGCCGGCCCGCAAGCGGCGCGCCCGCCACGTCCTGGCCCTGCTCGACGACTGCGCCCGGGAGATCCGCGGCCTGGTCGCCGTCGCCGCCGACCCCGAGGCCTCGCACGACGCCCGCCTGGCCGCCGCGTGCTGGCGGGTCGAGGCCGCCGTCGAGGCCCTGACCGGCGGCGCGGACATGACCGCCCCCATCGCGCAGCCCACGGCGACGGACCCCGCGCTGGCCCATCTGCACGGCCTGGAGCGAGCGCTCGTCGAACTCGCCACACCACTACGAGCACCGTCGGGCTCACCGCTCGTCGGCGCCTGAGGGAGCCGCGCGGCCGTTTGGTCTAGTCGGCCGGCTGGGGGGTGGGTCAGGCCGTGTGCCTGGTGACCCCGCATCGGATCCATCGGGCCGCGAGTCGAATCCATGTCCGAATTCGCCACACGCTGCGAGCGCCGTCGGGCTCGCCGCTCGTCGGCGGCTGAGGGCCTGCGCGGTACCGCCTTGAGCAGCCGGTTGGCCTTTGTCGGCCACCTGAGGGTGGAGCAGGCCGTGTGCCTGGTGACCCCGCACCCGACCCGCCGGGCCGCGAGCCGAAACCATGTCCGAACTCGCCGACGATCAGGCGACCTTGGTCTAGACCGATGATGATCCGCTGCTACCGTCGGCCCGGACGGCACCCGACCGGAAGGGGACAGCGTTGGCAGACGTCGACAGGCGGGGGAGAAGGGCCTACATCGGGTCGTTCACGGCGGCCGGAGGTCATGGCATCACGACGGCCTCGGTGGCGGACAACGGAGCGCTGACCGTCCTGAGCGGCGTGCGCGATGTGCCCGACCCCGCGTACCTGGCCCTGTCGCCACAGGGCGACACGCTCTACGCGGTCAGCGAGACGGCCGAGGGCGCGGTGGCCGCCTACCGCGTGCACGCGGGCAAGCCGGAGCTGCTCGGATCGCCGGTCCCGGTGGGCGGCAGCGGCCCCACGCACCTGAGCCTGTTCGCGGGCCACGTCCTGACCGCCAACTACGGCTCCGGCAGCGTCACCGCCCTGTCCGTGCGCCCCGACGGCACCCTCTCGGACACCCCGCCCATCGTCCTGCGGCACACCGGCTCGGGCCCGCACACGCCGCGCCAGCAGGGCCCGCACGCCCACCAGGTGCAGCCCGACCCCAGCGGCCGCTGGGCCGTCAGCGTCGACCTGGGCACCGACTCGGTGCGGGTGTGCACCCTGGCCGACGGCACGTTCGAGGTACACCGCGAGAGCGCCCTGCGCCCCGGCTCGGGCCCCCGCCACCTGGCCTTCCACCCGCACGGCCGGTACGCCTACGTCGTCAACGAACTCACCCCCACCGTCACCGTCTGCCACTGGGACGCCGACGACGGCACACTCAAGCCCTTGGCCGAGGTCCCGGTGCTGCCGGACGCCCCGGTCGGCGACGCCTACCCCTCGGGGATCGTCGCCTCGCCCGACGGCCGCTTCGTGTGGACGGCCACCCGCGGCGAGGACGTGCTGTCCACCTTCGCCGTCCAGGGCGAGGAGCTGCGCCTGGTCGCCACCGTCGCCTGCGCCGGTCACTGGCCACGCGCGCTCACCGAGGCGGGCGGCTTCCTGTACGTCGCGAACGAGCGCTCCGGCGACGTGTCCTGGTTCGCCGTGGACCCGGACCGGGGACTTCCGCGCCACGAGGGCTCGATCGAGGTGCCCGCGGCATCCTGCGTGGTCATCGGCCCGGACGCCGACGAGGTGTGACCGCATGCCGAAGGGCCCGCTCCTCGCACGGGAGCGGGCCCTTCGGCGTTACGGCGGTGACGTGCGAGTCAGCGGACCGGCGTGCCCTGCGCCTGCTGCGGGGTGATGCCCAGCGCCGTCGTGTACTTCGACAGGGCGAGCTTGCCGATCGCCGGGTACGGGCCGAGCGGCTCGGCGGCGGAGCAGCCCGCCTCCTGCGCGGCCTGCGCGATCAGGCTCGGGTCGATCTCCGGCCCTATCAGGTACGGCGCCAGCGCCAGCTGCTGCGAGCCCGAGGACCGCAGCTGCTCGGCGACGGCCGTGATCGAGCCGTCCTGGTCCAGGGCCGCAGCCATCACCGGCACGGCCAGACGCGCGGCGAGCAGCATGCCGGTGATCCCGGCCGCCTGCACGGCCTCCTCGCCACCGACCGAGGCCAGGATGATGCCGTCCGCGGCGGTGGCCACGGTGAACAGGCGGGCGCGGTCGGCGCGGGCCAGACCGGCCTCCGACAGGCGCACGTGCAGCGCCTCGGCGAGCAGCGGGTGCGGGCCGAGCACATCGGTCAGGTCGGCCGCGACACGGCTGTCCATCACGGCCTGGCGGATGACGCGCAGCAGCGCGCCGTCCGGGCCGGCGAGCAGCGGCACGACGACCGCGACGGGGCCCTCGGGCTCCTTGGCGTCCACACCCGCGGCGAGCGCCTGCTCATAGCGGGCGGTGCGCTCCTCGGCGGCGTGTACCAGCACCGACTGGAGCGTGGGGAACTCCGCGTCGTCACCGTCGACGTACCCGATCCGGGCGTCGAGGCCGGGGAGCTCGGAGCGGGCGATGCTCACGACCTCCTCGGCGAGGCCACGGGTCGCGGCGCTCGGCGTGCCCGGCACCGCGAGGACGAGCGCGGGCGCGCCCTCGGGAGCCGCCAGGGGCTCGGGTCGGCGGTGCCGCCCGGGCTGGCGGGGGCGCGGCATTCGTACTGGCAGGCCGGACGCGGGCCCAGTGGGGGAGCTCATGGCGCCGCATGTTACTGGTTTCCTGGGCTCCCCTGTTCGGGGAGGGTGCAGGTGAGCGGTATCCGTCCGCTTTTGTCTGATTGAGTTACATGCGGTGCGGAACCATCTGACGTAGGTGGATCAGTCCCTCCGCCCGGTCACCACACAGAGCATCGCCTCGTCACTCGGCAGCGTCAGCGCGCCCGCCGTCAGATCCGTCGCGATGCGCACCGACCCCTCCAGCGGATCCCCGGCGGCCGGCACCCGCCGTGCGTGCGGCAGCCGCTTCGACAACTCCTTCTCCAGAGGTACGGCCAGCGCGGCACCCATGTTCAACAGGCCACCGGTCAGCGCGACTTGGGGTTCCCCCGAGGCCGGGCAGACGGCGGCCGCGGAGTCGGCCATGTGCCGTGCGGCGGCGCGCAGGATGTCCGCGGCCACCGCATCGCCGTCGGCGCAGGCGGCCACCTGGGGAGCGAAGGAGGCGAGGACGGCGGGCCGGTCCGGGCGTGGATAGAGCCTGCCGGGCAGTCCGCGCACCGGCCCGAACAGTTCCTCGGCGCGGGCCAGCAGTTCGGCCGACCCCTCGGCCCGCCCGTCGTACGCCCGCATCGCCGCCTCCAGCCCGGCCCGCCCGATCCAGGCACCGCTGCCGCAGTCGCCCAGCAGATGCCCCCAGCCGTCCGCCCGGCGCCAGCGCGTCAGGTCGGTGCCGACCGCGATCAGCCCCGTACCGGCCGCGATCACGGCACCGGGCCGGGGCCCGAGGGCGCCGACATAGGCGGTGACGGCATCGGCGGCCAGGGCAACCCGCCGGATGCCGAACTCCCGCTCCAGCGCGGCCGGCAGCTCGGCCCGCAGACCGTCCCCCAGACTGGCGAGCCCGGCTGCCCCGACGGCCACCGCACCGAGCCCGGCGATCCCGCCCTCGGTCATCGCGTCGCGCACCAGGGGCACCAACCGCTCCATGAAGTGCCCGGCGTCGATACCTCGTTCCCCGGTGCGCACGGGCTCACGGGACTCGCGACGGGCCAGCACACCGCCGTCGACCGTACCGACGGCGATCCGCATGCCGGAGCCGCCGGAGTCGACCGCGAGGAAGCCGGCGGCGCCGGTCACGGCAGGCGCCAGTCCACCGGCCGGCCTCCCTGGCCGACCAGGAGGTCGTTGGCGCGGCTGAACGGGCGGGAGCCGAAGAAGCCGCGGTCGGCGGACATGGGGGACGGGTGCGCCGACTCCACCGAGGGGAGGTTGCCGAGCAGGGGGCGGAGGTTGCGGGCGTCGCGGCCCCAGAGAATGGACACCAGTGGCTTGCCGCGTGCGGCGAGGGCACGTATGGCCTGCTCGGTGACCTCCTCCCAGCCCTTGCCGCGGTGGGCGCCCGGCTTGCGCGGGGCCGTGGTGAGCGCCCTGTTGAGCAGCAGCACGCCCTGCTGGGTCCACGGCGTCAGATCGCCGTTGGACGGCTGCGGCAGCCCCAGGTCGGTGTTCAGCTCCCGGTAGATGTTGATGAGGCTGCCGGGCAGCGGTCGCACCTCGGGCGCCACCGAGAACGACAGCCCCACGGCATGTCCGGGTGTCGGGTACGGGTCCTGTCCGACGATCAGGACCCGTACGTCGTCGAAGGGTTGCTGGAAGGCCCGCAGAACGTTCGGCCCGGCCGGCAGATAGGTGCGTCCCGCGCCGATCTCCTGGCGCAGGAAGTCGCCCATCGCGGCGATCCGTTCGGCGACGGGTTCCAGGGCCTTCGCCCAGCCCGCTTCGACGATTTCATGCAAGGGTCGTGGTGCCACGGGCGTCACCCTACTGCCGCACGGGCAGCACTGATCAACCAGTGGCCAAGGCCGGGCGGTAAGCCGCGACCGCTCATGCGACCACCGCGGCCCTGACGCACAGCACGTCCGGCAGATGCGACGCGAGCTGCCGCCAGCTGTCGCCGTCGTCGGCCGAGGCGAAGACCTCGCCGTTGCGATTGCCGAAGTACACGCCCGCCGGGTCCGCGTCGTCCGTGCACATCGCGTCGCGCAGCACCGTGCCGTAGTGGTCCTCCTGCGGCAGCCCCGCCGACAGCGGTTCCCAGCTCTTGCCCGCGTCCGCCGTGCGGAAGACACGACAGCGGTGGTCGGCCGGGACGCGGTCCGAGTCGGCGTTGATCGGGAAGACGTACGCCGTCTCGCCGCGGTGCGGGTGTGCGGCCGCCGCGAAGCCGAAGGTCGACGGCAGGCCCTCGCCGATGTCCGTCCAGTGCGCGCCCGCGTCGTCGCTGCGGTACACGCCCCAGTGGTTCTGGAGGTACAGCCGGTCCGAGTCCGCCGCGTCCTGTGCGATTTTGTGGACGCACTGGCCGAACTCCGGGTTCGGGTCCGGCAGGAACACCGCGGAGACCCCGGAGTTGGACGGCGCCCAGCTCGCACCGCCGTCGGACGTCCTGAACACCCCCGCGGTCGAGACGGCGATGGTCACGGCCCGCGGGTCGCGCTTGTCGGTGATGACGGTGTGCAGGCCCTCACCGCCGCCGCCCGGCACCCATTTCGACCGGGTCGGGTGCTCCCACAGCGGGCGGACGAGCTCGAAGGTCTCGCCGCGGTCCTCGGAGCGGTACAGCGCCGCCGGTTCCGTGCCCGCGTACACCACGTCCGGCTCCGCGGCCGCCGGGTGCAGCTGCCACACCCGCTCCAGCGAAGCCTCGGTGTCCTGCGGGAACTTGACGGCCGGCTTGGCTGGTTCGGTCCAGGTGCGGCCCAGGTCGTCGGAGTGGAACACGGACGGGCCCCAGTGCGCGCTGTCGCCGCCGGCCAGCAGCCGGGGACGCTCGCCCCGGGTGTCGATGGCGACCGAGTACACGGCCTGGGCGTTGAAGTAGGGACTCTCGTCGAACTCCCAGGTCTCACCCCTCCTCCGCCCGATGAACAGGCCCTTGCGTGTACCCACGGCGAGCAATACCTCGGTCATGCCGATCACCTCCGCGACGCCTTTGTCTCAGACACGGGCCAGTCTGCACCCCGCCACTGACAGTCACCTCTGGAAAGGGTGACGTCGCAGGTCAGGACGGCGGTGACAGCCCGGCGCCACGAGCCGCGGGGCCCTTGCACCGAACACGGCCGACCGGGGTCCGTGACGCGTGCCACCGTCGACTCCGGCGGGTGTCGTGAGCATCCGCCCGCCCTGTGCCGTATGGGAGGGAGGTCGGTGCGGCATGTTCGTGTGCTCATGAGGAGGAAGCCCTCGATGGCGTTCCGTGGTCCGAAGGTGTGGCTGTGGCGGTGGCGGCGCAATCCGCTCAAGCGCCGGGCCGACGCGGTGGAGGCCTGGGTGCTGCTCGCCACCTGGGTGCTCACCGTGCTCGCCGGAGTGCTCGCCGGGCTGACGACGGCCCGCACGGTGGAGCAGGGCATGGCCAGGGAGCGCGTCGAGTGGCGGCCCGTGGTGGCCCTGCTCGCCGAGCAGGCGCCGGGCACGTCCGACGCGCGTTCGCGCACCACGACCGCCGAACAGGTGTGGGCCAAGGTCCGCTGGAGCGCGCGGGACGGCTCCACGCACACCGGCCAGGCCCGCGTCCATCCCGGCAGCGGCGTCGGCACGCCGGTCACCGTCTGGACCGACCCCCAGGGCCGCCTGGTGACCAGGCCCGCCACCCCCTCCGAGGCCCGCACCCGGGCCACCCTGGTGGGCGGCCTGGCGGGCGTGTGCGCCGCGTTCGTCCCGTTCGTGGCGGGCCGGGCGCTCCGCAGCCGCCTGGAGAGCCGGCGTATCGACCAGTGGGGCTACGAGTGGGCGCGGTTCGGACCGCTGTGGGGCGGGCGGATGCGGGGCACCGGTTGACGCGCACCGGCACCCGGCACCGGCACCGGCCCCTCGGTGCCCGCTCGCTCGGCGCGGCGATCTCACCCGTGATCCGGCAGCGCCCTTTCCGGAATCGGGTCTACGTCGGTCGTGTCGGGCAGTGTTCTGATGGTGTGCCTGTAGTGGTGGCGGTGCTGGGGCGTGTGGGACGGGCACCGTCGGCGGCAGTGGTCCCTTGGTGCCTGCTCGCTGCGCGTGGCGATCTCACCCGTGATCCGGCAGCGCCCTTTCCGGAATCGGGTCTACGTCGGTCGTGTCGGGCAGTGTTCTGATGGTGTGCCTGTAGTGGTGGCGGTGCTGGGGCGTGTGGGACGGGCACCGTCGGCGGCAGTGGTCCCTCGGTGCCTGCTCGCTGCGCGCGGCGATCTCACCCGTGATCCGGCAGCGCCCTTCCCAGGATCCCGTCCACGTCGGCCCCGTCGGGCAGTGTCCCGAACGCGTGCCCCCAGTCGCCGCCGAGGCGGGTCGCGCAGAAGGCGTCGGCGACCGCCGCGGGGCAGTGCCGGACCAGTAGGGAGGCCTGGAGGGCCAGGGCCATCTGCTCGACCAGGCGACGGGCGCCGGCCTCGGAACCGGCGGCGAGCATGCCCTTCAGCCGGGTGACCGCCGCGTCCAGCCGGGCGTCCGCGCCCCGCGCCGACGCCAGTTCGGTGAAGAGCGCCTCCGCCGTGCCCGGCTCCCTGCTCAACGCCCGCAGCACATCGAGGGCGTTGACGTTCCCCGAGCCCTCCCAGATCGACAGCAGCGGAGCCTCACGGTAGTGGCGGGGCATGCCCGACTCCTCGACATAGCCGTTGCCGCCCAGGCACTCCAGGGCCTCGGCGGTGAAGGCCGGACCCCGCTTGGTGACCCAGTACTTGCCGACCGCGGTGGCGATCCGGCGGAACGCCGCCTCGGCCCCGTCCGCGTCGGCTCCGCGCACCGTTCGGTCGGCGGCTCCGGCCAGCCGTAGCGTGAGCGTCGTGGCCGCCTCGGACTCCAGCGCCAGGTCGGCGAGGACGTTGCGCATCAGCGGCTGGTCGATCAGCCGGGCACCGAACGCGCTGCGGTGGCCGACATGGTGCCCCGCCTCCACGAGCGTCTTGCGCATCAGCGTCGCCGACGACATCACACAGTCCAGCCGGGTGCAGTTGACCATCTCGATGATCGTCTTGACGCCCCGCCCCTCGGGCCCGACCAGCCAGGCGACGGTCCCGTCGAACTCGGGCTCGGAGGACGCGTTGGAGCGGTTGCCCAGCTTGTCCTTCAGGCGCTGGATGCGGAAGGCGTTGCGGCCGCCGTCCGGCAGGACGCGCGGCACGAGGAAGCAGGACAGGCCACCCGGAGCCTGGGCCAGCACCAGGAAGACGTCGCACATGGGCGCCGACGTGAACCACTTGTGCCCGCGCAGCGTGTACACGCCGGGCTCGGCGGTCGGCCACGCCGTGGTGGTGTTCGTACGGACGTCGGAGCCGCCCTGCTTCTCGGTCATCCCCATGCCCGCGAGCAGGCCCCGCTTCTCGGTCGGCACCCGCAGCCCGGGATCGTACTCCCGGCTGGTCAGCAGGGGCTCGTACACCTTCGCGAGCTCCGGCTGGCGGCGCAGCACGGGGACGGCGGCGTACGTCATCGACGTCGGACAGCCGTGCCCCGCCTCGGTGTGCCCCCACACCAGCCCGCCCGCCGTGCGGGCGACATGCGCGCCGGGCCGCTCGTCCGCCCAGGGCGCCGCCGCGAGGCCCTCGGCGACCGCGACCCCCATCAGGTGGTGCCAGCTCGGATGGAACTCGACCTCGTCGACGCGAT
It encodes:
- a CDS encoding FUSC family protein, producing MLKRVFVAPDPGRARLRFAVRAVLGIGLAVVVCALAGHSLVGAVTGGLAALLALFTVTDATVRGQAVTTALLPLVGLPVLAAAAGLHDHPVARDLTFLAVVGAGVYARRWGPRGHSLGVFAFMTFFVAQFLQATPRQLPELYAAVLLSLLTAAAVRFGLWCYERRMPPAPVPAAPGGSGLARVTTRQAIQATAGAGFALVVGQLVSGQRWYWAVGATWWIFVNTTSRGETLVRGFRRVLGTVIGIGLGLLVAVPLEGAGVPTAVLLTVCVFGIFYTAAVSYTWMMLCVTVLAELLYGLLGVLDPALLALRLAETGVGAIGAVLAVLFVLPVTTHAITDTWIQRALRCVHAATAEAAARLAGDETADPAPRVAELEQSLARVRLSLAPLVHPLNPMPARKRRARHVLALLDDCAREIRGLVAVAADPEASHDARLAAACWRVEAAVEALTGGADMTAPIAQPTATDPALAHLHGLERALVELATPLRAPSGSPLVGA
- a CDS encoding lactonase family protein, which codes for MADVDRRGRRAYIGSFTAAGGHGITTASVADNGALTVLSGVRDVPDPAYLALSPQGDTLYAVSETAEGAVAAYRVHAGKPELLGSPVPVGGSGPTHLSLFAGHVLTANYGSGSVTALSVRPDGTLSDTPPIVLRHTGSGPHTPRQQGPHAHQVQPDPSGRWAVSVDLGTDSVRVCTLADGTFEVHRESALRPGSGPRHLAFHPHGRYAYVVNELTPTVTVCHWDADDGTLKPLAEVPVLPDAPVGDAYPSGIVASPDGRFVWTATRGEDVLSTFAVQGEELRLVATVACAGHWPRALTEAGGFLYVANERSGDVSWFAVDPDRGLPRHEGSIEVPAASCVVIGPDADEV
- a CDS encoding sirohydrochlorin chelatase, with the protein product MSSPTGPASGLPVRMPRPRQPGRHRRPEPLAAPEGAPALVLAVPGTPSAATRGLAEEVVSIARSELPGLDARIGYVDGDDAEFPTLQSVLVHAAEERTARYEQALAAGVDAKEPEGPVAVVVPLLAGPDGALLRVIRQAVMDSRVAADLTDVLGPHPLLAEALHVRLSEAGLARADRARLFTVATAADGIILASVGGEEAVQAAGITGMLLAARLAVPVMAAALDQDGSITAVAEQLRSSGSQQLALAPYLIGPEIDPSLIAQAAQEAGCSAAEPLGPYPAIGKLALSKYTTALGITPQQAQGTPVR
- a CDS encoding N-acetylglucosamine kinase, whose protein sequence is MTGAAGFLAVDSGGSGMRIAVGTVDGGVLARRESREPVRTGERGIDAGHFMERLVPLVRDAMTEGGIAGLGAVAVGAAGLASLGDGLRAELPAALEREFGIRRVALAADAVTAYVGALGPRPGAVIAAGTGLIAVGTDLTRWRRADGWGHLLGDCGSGAWIGRAGLEAAMRAYDGRAEGSAELLARAEELFGPVRGLPGRLYPRPDRPAVLASFAPQVAACADGDAVAADILRAAARHMADSAAAVCPASGEPQVALTGGLLNMGAALAVPLEKELSKRLPHARRVPAAGDPLEGSVRIATDLTAGALTLPSDEAMLCVVTGRRD
- a CDS encoding uracil-DNA glycosylase: MAPRPLHEIVEAGWAKALEPVAERIAAMGDFLRQEIGAGRTYLPAGPNVLRAFQQPFDDVRVLIVGQDPYPTPGHAVGLSFSVAPEVRPLPGSLINIYRELNTDLGLPQPSNGDLTPWTQQGVLLLNRALTTAPRKPGAHRGKGWEEVTEQAIRALAARGKPLVSILWGRDARNLRPLLGNLPSVESAHPSPMSADRGFFGSRPFSRANDLLVGQGGRPVDWRLP
- a CDS encoding WD40/YVTN/BNR-like repeat-containing protein, whose translation is MTEVLLAVGTRKGLFIGRRRGETWEFDESPYFNAQAVYSVAIDTRGERPRLLAGGDSAHWGPSVFHSDDLGRTWTEPAKPAVKFPQDTEASLERVWQLHPAAAEPDVVYAGTEPAALYRSEDRGETFELVRPLWEHPTRSKWVPGGGGEGLHTVITDKRDPRAVTIAVSTAGVFRTSDGGASWAPSNSGVSAVFLPDPNPEFGQCVHKIAQDAADSDRLYLQNHWGVYRSDDAGAHWTDIGEGLPSTFGFAAAAHPHRGETAYVFPINADSDRVPADHRCRVFRTADAGKSWEPLSAGLPQEDHYGTVLRDAMCTDDADPAGVYFGNRNGEVFASADDGDSWRQLASHLPDVLCVRAAVVA
- a CDS encoding Rv1733c family protein, which gives rise to MAFRGPKVWLWRWRRNPLKRRADAVEAWVLLATWVLTVLAGVLAGLTTARTVEQGMARERVEWRPVVALLAEQAPGTSDARSRTTTAEQVWAKVRWSARDGSTHTGQARVHPGSGVGTPVTVWTDPQGRLVTRPATPSEARTRATLVGGLAGVCAAFVPFVAGRALRSRLESRRIDQWGYEWARFGPLWGGRMRGTG
- a CDS encoding acyl-CoA dehydrogenase family protein yields the protein MVSIPAQEQSGQYATHDVTNQPPPLTPYDASEDTALLEGLRREGAGWAEEEVRRLGLRAGSVQAQEWGEQANRHEPELRTHDRYGHRVDEVEFHPSWHHLMGVAVAEGLAAAPWADERPGAHVARTAGGLVWGHTEAGHGCPTSMTYAAVPVLRRQPELAKVYEPLLTSREYDPGLRVPTEKRGLLAGMGMTEKQGGSDVRTNTTTAWPTAEPGVYTLRGHKWFTSAPMCDVFLVLAQAPGGLSCFLVPRVLPDGGRNAFRIQRLKDKLGNRSNASSEPEFDGTVAWLVGPEGRGVKTIIEMVNCTRLDCVMSSATLMRKTLVEAGHHVGHRSAFGARLIDQPLMRNVLADLALESEAATTLTLRLAGAADRTVRGADADGAEAAFRRIATAVGKYWVTKRGPAFTAEALECLGGNGYVEESGMPRHYREAPLLSIWEGSGNVNALDVLRALSREPGTAEALFTELASARGADARLDAAVTRLKGMLAAGSEAGARRLVEQMALALQASLLVRHCPAAVADAFCATRLGGDWGHAFGTLPDGADVDGILGRALPDHG